The following are from one region of the Moritella sp. 24 genome:
- a CDS encoding DNA polymerase III subunit psi, with protein sequence MSNFSRYYLQQMGITLWQCHKPEQFPHLASQAEKIPLPKNCRILIIANDKLAPHTQFIKQILRPLQLELSQSHIITEDELQYYYQAPEWIWTIGCKQSELAAKQQLSSPNLDVLLHSAQAKKQLWQQIVSYM encoded by the coding sequence ATGAGTAATTTTTCACGCTATTACTTACAGCAAATGGGCATCACATTATGGCAATGTCATAAACCTGAACAATTTCCTCATCTAGCTAGCCAAGCAGAAAAAATTCCATTGCCAAAGAACTGCAGAATTTTAATTATCGCCAATGATAAACTTGCTCCACATACTCAATTTATCAAACAGATATTACGACCATTACAGCTTGAACTTAGCCAGAGCCATATTATTACTGAAGATGAATTACAGTATTATTATCAAGCTCCTGAGTGGATCTGGACGATTGGTTGTAAACAATCAGAACTTGCTGCAAAACAACAGCTTTCATCACCTAATTTAGATGTGTTGCTACATTCTGCTCAAGCAAAAAAACAGCTTTGGCAACAAATCGTTAGCTATATGTAA